One genomic region from Halorussus rarus encodes:
- a CDS encoding DUF7474 family protein has protein sequence MPRFDYPCPDCRTTTSLHGPDCGFEGASRADIEKAYTDVLAVLSGTALPEDALPEAVHGRWSSLHKSALDRLRHEQRVLETEDGQLELLTAAEYKEHVTDPTVEPIKTVAEKGSVPGAHDNAVFAMIAWYEMVGLSWEETRERVVDWLRDTGTWTRGGFEEASPQELVNRKRHVYESGYGWKEKAEAAKAVIDRSL, from the coding sequence GTGCCGCGGTTCGACTACCCCTGCCCCGACTGCCGGACCACGACGAGCCTCCACGGCCCCGACTGCGGGTTCGAGGGCGCGTCGCGGGCCGACATCGAGAAGGCCTACACCGACGTCCTGGCGGTGCTGTCGGGCACCGCGCTGCCGGAGGACGCGCTCCCCGAGGCGGTCCACGGCCGGTGGTCGAGCCTCCACAAGTCCGCGCTCGACCGGCTCCGACACGAGCAGCGGGTGCTGGAGACCGAGGACGGCCAGCTCGAACTGCTGACCGCCGCCGAGTACAAGGAGCACGTCACCGACCCGACCGTCGAGCCCATCAAGACCGTCGCCGAGAAGGGGTCGGTGCCGGGCGCCCACGACAACGCGGTGTTCGCGATGATCGCCTGGTACGAGATGGTCGGCCTCTCGTGGGAGGAGACCCGCGAGCGCGTCGTCGACTGGCTCCGGGACACCGGGACGTGGACCCGGGGCGGGTTCGAGGAGGCCTCGCCCCAGGAGCTCGTCAACCGCAAGCGCCACGTCTACGAGTCGGGCTACGGCTGGAAGGAGAAGGCCGAGGCCGCGAAGGCGGTCATCGACCGGAGCCTGTAG
- a CDS encoding MFS transporter → MPDRAPRPPSLALDRLPDSPVLQYYCYQATVSFGFFSPIFTLFLLDRGLDYTAIASLSVLYAVLTVVGEIPTGYLGDRIGRRASLLASSAFMTLSILGFAVVGSYLGLAALYVLWTLSLVFRSGTGDAWLYETLDARLAADRFAHVRGRGESVNRAVTVLTMLAGGVLYSLDPVYPFLASGVLNGAGVLVLLTFPKNPQYADRDRTGDVGGAGDGTNDGATNSARPKGDEMDDGATGDAGDDTFTVREALPVLREQLTRPGLRWFVAYAALFFGVVGAVDTYVQPVSTRALGVPVASMGLLYAAFAGVSAMAAYYAGAVRDRLGVRGAVLAVPVVLGVALVAPLAWPLLAFPAFFVLKGSRSLLHPIVTHHLNDEVRSVGRATVLSAASMAYALVRLPLYLLGGAVADATTALVAVGVLGGVFLAAVAAVRAVASPVDGRESGPTSG, encoded by the coding sequence GTGCCCGACCGCGCGCCCAGGCCCCCGTCGCTCGCGCTCGACCGGCTTCCGGACTCGCCGGTCCTGCAGTACTACTGCTACCAGGCGACCGTCTCGTTCGGCTTCTTCTCGCCGATCTTCACCCTCTTCCTGCTCGACCGCGGCCTCGACTACACCGCCATCGCGTCGCTGAGCGTGCTGTACGCCGTGCTGACCGTGGTCGGCGAGATCCCCACCGGCTACCTCGGCGACCGCATCGGTCGGCGGGCCAGCCTGCTGGCGAGCTCCGCGTTCATGACCCTCTCCATCCTCGGATTCGCGGTCGTCGGCTCGTACCTCGGGCTCGCCGCGCTGTACGTCCTCTGGACGCTCTCGCTGGTGTTCCGGTCGGGGACGGGCGACGCCTGGCTCTACGAGACGCTCGACGCCCGGCTCGCGGCCGACCGCTTCGCGCACGTCCGCGGCCGGGGCGAGTCGGTCAACCGGGCCGTGACGGTGCTCACCATGCTCGCCGGGGGCGTCCTCTACAGCCTCGACCCGGTCTACCCGTTCCTCGCCTCCGGCGTCCTCAACGGCGCGGGCGTGCTGGTCCTGCTGACGTTCCCGAAGAACCCGCAGTACGCCGACCGCGACCGGACGGGCGATGTGGGCGGCGCCGGCGACGGGACGAATGACGGTGCGACGAATAGCGCCAGACCGAAAGGCGACGAGATGGACGACGGTGCGACGGGCGACGCCGGCGACGACACCTTCACCGTCCGCGAGGCGCTGCCCGTGCTCCGCGAGCAGTTGACTCGCCCGGGACTCCGGTGGTTCGTCGCGTACGCCGCGCTGTTCTTCGGCGTCGTCGGGGCGGTCGACACCTACGTCCAGCCGGTCAGCACCCGGGCGCTCGGCGTCCCTGTCGCGTCGATGGGGCTGCTGTACGCCGCGTTCGCGGGCGTCTCGGCGATGGCGGCCTACTACGCCGGCGCGGTGCGGGACCGCCTCGGCGTCCGCGGCGCGGTGCTCGCGGTCCCGGTCGTCCTCGGCGTCGCGCTGGTCGCGCCGCTCGCGTGGCCGCTGCTCGCGTTCCCGGCGTTCTTCGTCCTGAAGGGGTCGCGGTCGCTCCTCCACCCCATCGTCACCCACCACCTCAACGACGAGGTGAGGTCGGTCGGCCGCGCCACGGTCCTGAGCGCGGCGTCGATGGCCTACGCGCTGGTCAGACTCCCGCTGTACCTGCTCGGGGGCGCAGTGGCCGACGCGACCACCGCGCTGGTCGCGGTCGGCGTCCTCGGCGGCGTCTTCCTCGCCGCCGTCGCGGCGGTCCGGGCGGTCGCCTCGCCGGTCGACGGGCGGGAGTCGGGGCCGACGTCGGGGTAG
- a CDS encoding 4Fe-4S dicluster domain-containing protein, producing MAIDPQFNENREKVDTHEGHDVWGPVDEPEQLGIHGTHVAVDFDLCIADGACLEDCPVDVFEWVDSPDHPESEKKADPANEAQCIDCMLCVDVCPVDAIDVDAGRA from the coding sequence ATGGCAATCGACCCGCAATTCAACGAAAACCGAGAGAAGGTTGACACCCACGAGGGCCACGACGTGTGGGGTCCGGTCGACGAACCCGAGCAGCTCGGCATCCACGGCACCCACGTCGCCGTCGACTTCGACCTCTGCATCGCCGACGGGGCGTGCCTCGAGGACTGCCCGGTCGACGTGTTCGAGTGGGTCGACTCGCCCGACCACCCCGAGAGCGAGAAGAAGGCCGACCCCGCCAACGAGGCCCAGTGCATCGACTGCATGCTCTGCGTGGACGTCTGCCCCGTCGACGCCATCGACGTGGACGCCGGTCGGGCCTGA
- a CDS encoding DUF7385 family protein has product MDESEFDELVSSLTPYESADTVNTYRNTVSIACPACEEPFDDLVVCEGEYDSLELSKVLDLCVTTVDDDVLLFTHQH; this is encoded by the coding sequence ATGGACGAGAGCGAATTCGACGAGCTCGTCTCGTCGCTGACGCCGTACGAATCGGCCGACACGGTGAACACGTACCGCAACACGGTCAGCATCGCGTGTCCGGCCTGCGAGGAACCGTTCGACGACCTGGTCGTCTGCGAGGGCGAGTACGACAGCCTCGAGCTGAGCAAGGTGCTCGACCTCTGCGTGACGACCGTCGACGACGACGTGCTGCTGTTCACCCACCAGCACTGA
- a CDS encoding bacterio-opsin activator domain-containing protein, translating to MERTTRSVAPPASAQLRALANTTSDGILTIDAESTVRFANPAVESILGYSPDELEGEPLSLIMSAEFADRHREGLADYLETGERALDWTDARLPGERKDGSAVPLSVSFSEFTANGERFFTGILRDVSDRQRQERRLSALHRFAQSLTAVETADGVCHLAMATADDVLPHLHTTAYLYDSDEGRLSPVSHTPDVPQVAADSGSLFPDDRTVLWDVYQTQERLVCDDTRSDPAAADSGTPLGSLVAIPVGSYGVIVSGATAPDAFDRDDVRVLSLLAADVETALDRVEREADLRDRAAELEDHVATLERLNRVNDVIRDLTTALVRADSREELEQAVCTELVNVEPYRFAWIGTPAATGGELRPRASAGVERGYLDAIAGGAESGPPGRAAATRELQVHDDLATNPPFEPWRKEALQRGYRAAISVPLVYKDLLYGVLTLYAGEPGAFDELEVAVLDELGRMVAYATNAVARSAALASDSTVELRFEIADPDLLVAEFARETDSSVRIESVVERDDGSLRVFFVVDGASVDEVVEFAARSPHVTDPTHVSETDEGDLFEATVGRETFLAKLLDYGAYPTELAATPTGASLTVELPQGGDTQPFLRMMLDTHDGVEMVARRELDRPVQSDAEFRAHYAERLTDREEEVLRTAFYAGFFESPRRSSGSEVAELLGVSQPTVNRHLRSGERKLLEMVFEDRPSASEPRRE from the coding sequence ATGGAACGGACAACGCGCTCGGTCGCCCCTCCCGCGAGCGCCCAGCTGCGAGCGCTCGCGAACACCACGTCGGACGGCATCCTCACCATCGACGCCGAGAGCACCGTCCGGTTCGCGAACCCGGCGGTCGAGTCGATCCTCGGCTACTCGCCCGACGAACTCGAGGGCGAGCCGCTATCGCTGATCATGTCCGCCGAATTCGCCGACCGACACCGCGAGGGGTTGGCCGACTACCTGGAGACCGGCGAGCGCGCCCTCGACTGGACCGACGCCCGGCTCCCCGGCGAGCGGAAGGACGGCTCGGCGGTGCCGCTGAGCGTCTCGTTCAGCGAGTTCACCGCGAACGGCGAGCGGTTCTTCACCGGCATCCTCCGGGACGTCTCCGACCGCCAGCGTCAGGAGCGGCGGCTGTCCGCGCTCCACCGGTTCGCCCAGTCGCTCACCGCCGTCGAGACCGCGGACGGCGTCTGCCACCTCGCGATGGCGACCGCGGACGACGTGCTCCCGCACCTTCACACGACCGCGTACCTCTACGACTCCGACGAGGGGCGGCTCTCGCCCGTCTCCCACACGCCCGACGTGCCACAGGTCGCCGCCGACTCCGGCTCGCTGTTCCCGGACGACCGGACGGTCCTGTGGGACGTCTACCAGACCCAGGAGCGCCTCGTCTGCGACGACACCCGGTCCGACCCGGCCGCGGCCGACTCGGGGACGCCGCTGGGGAGCCTCGTCGCCATCCCGGTCGGCTCGTACGGCGTGATCGTGAGCGGCGCGACCGCGCCCGACGCCTTCGACCGCGACGACGTGCGCGTCCTCTCGCTGCTCGCGGCCGACGTCGAGACCGCGCTCGACCGGGTCGAGCGCGAGGCGGACCTCCGTGACCGCGCCGCCGAACTCGAGGACCACGTCGCCACCCTGGAGCGACTCAACCGGGTCAACGACGTGATCCGGGACCTGACGACGGCGCTGGTCCGGGCCGACTCGCGCGAGGAGCTCGAGCAGGCGGTCTGCACCGAGCTCGTGAACGTCGAGCCCTACCGGTTCGCGTGGATCGGCACGCCCGCGGCGACCGGGGGCGAGCTCCGACCCCGGGCGTCGGCGGGCGTCGAGCGCGGCTACCTCGACGCCATCGCCGGAGGGGCAGAGAGCGGGCCGCCGGGCCGGGCCGCGGCCACGCGGGAACTCCAGGTCCACGACGACCTCGCGACGAACCCGCCGTTCGAGCCGTGGCGCAAGGAGGCGCTCCAGCGGGGCTACCGCGCCGCCATCTCGGTCCCGCTCGTCTACAAGGACCTGCTGTACGGCGTGCTGACCCTGTACGCGGGCGAGCCCGGCGCGTTCGACGAGCTCGAGGTGGCGGTGCTGGACGAACTAGGCCGGATGGTCGCCTACGCGACGAACGCGGTCGCGCGCAGCGCGGCGCTGGCGAGCGACTCGACGGTCGAACTCCGGTTCGAGATCGCCGACCCCGACCTCCTCGTCGCGGAGTTCGCCCGCGAGACCGACAGCAGCGTGCGGATCGAGTCGGTGGTCGAGCGCGACGACGGGTCGCTCCGGGTCTTCTTCGTCGTCGACGGCGCGTCGGTCGACGAGGTCGTCGAGTTCGCCGCGCGTTCGCCTCACGTCACCGACCCGACCCACGTCTCGGAGACCGACGAGGGCGACCTGTTCGAGGCCACGGTCGGCCGCGAGACGTTCCTCGCGAAGCTGCTCGACTACGGGGCGTACCCGACCGAGCTGGCGGCGACGCCGACCGGGGCGTCGCTCACGGTCGAACTGCCCCAGGGCGGCGACACCCAACCGTTCCTGCGGATGATGCTCGACACCCACGACGGCGTCGAGATGGTCGCGCGCCGGGAGCTCGACCGCCCCGTCCAGTCCGACGCCGAGTTCCGCGCCCACTACGCCGAGCGGCTGACCGACCGCGAGGAGGAGGTGCTCCGGACGGCGTTCTACGCCGGCTTCTTCGAGTCGCCGCGCCGGAGCTCGGGGAGCGAGGTGGCCGAGCTGCTGGGCGTCTCCCAGCCGACGGTGAACCGCCACCTCCGCAGCGGCGAGCGCAAGCTCCTCGAGATGGTGTTCGAGGACCGCCCGTCCGCGAGTGAGCCACGCCGTGAATAG
- a CDS encoding winged helix-turn-helix transcriptional regulator, with product MADESPEFDPADDPACYCRLGGVMDLLSSKYAMQVLCVVHATGPARFREIESLLGDASTSTLSARLDDLVAADLLTRTQYDEIPPRVEYDLTADGRELAERLGPVLEWVDEREGSVGEN from the coding sequence ATGGCCGACGAATCACCGGAGTTCGACCCCGCGGACGACCCCGCCTGCTACTGCCGCCTGGGCGGCGTGATGGACCTGCTGAGCAGCAAGTACGCGATGCAGGTGCTCTGCGTCGTGCACGCGACCGGGCCCGCCCGGTTCCGGGAGATAGAGTCGCTGCTGGGCGACGCCAGCACGTCCACGCTGTCGGCGCGGCTCGACGACCTGGTCGCGGCCGACCTGCTGACCCGGACCCAGTACGACGAGATTCCGCCCCGGGTCGAGTACGACCTGACCGCCGACGGCCGGGAGCTCGCCGAGCGACTCGGTCCGGTGCTGGAGTGGGTCGACGAGCGTGAGGGGTCCGTCGGGGAGAATTAA
- a CDS encoding DUF7576 family protein encodes MSEDSIADASLREHPDTEADPVRICAACDAVVEDSDWHPATTRVTEAGEVVIYLFCTEGCKTEWQAARD; translated from the coding sequence ATGTCCGAGGACTCCATCGCCGACGCGTCCCTCCGCGAGCACCCCGACACCGAGGCCGACCCGGTCCGGATCTGCGCCGCCTGCGACGCCGTCGTGGAGGACTCGGACTGGCATCCAGCGACGACGCGCGTCACCGAGGCGGGAGAGGTCGTCATCTACCTCTTCTGCACCGAAGGGTGCAAGACCGAGTGGCAAGCAGCACGCGACTAG
- a CDS encoding MOSC domain-containing protein, with amino-acid sequence MDGTGTIEAIHLAPESGEAVEPVESVEALAGRGLRGDRHFGGDGGDLTLIEAEAVEAAAEDADIDLGDGAHRRNLTTRDAALNHLVGERFRIGEVVCEGVELCEPCSHLESLTADGAVSALLHRGGLRADVVESGEISEGDALEPL; translated from the coding sequence ATGGACGGAACCGGAACCATCGAGGCCATCCACCTCGCGCCCGAGTCGGGCGAAGCCGTCGAGCCGGTCGAATCGGTCGAGGCGCTCGCCGGCCGGGGGCTGCGCGGCGACCGCCACTTCGGCGGCGACGGCGGCGACCTGACCCTCATCGAGGCCGAGGCGGTCGAGGCCGCGGCCGAGGACGCGGACATCGACCTGGGCGACGGCGCACACCGCCGGAACCTCACCACCCGCGACGCCGCGCTCAACCACCTCGTCGGCGAGAGGTTTCGAATCGGCGAGGTCGTCTGCGAGGGCGTCGAGCTCTGCGAACCCTGTAGCCACCTCGAATCGCTCACCGCGGACGGCGCGGTGTCGGCGCTGCTCCACCGCGGCGGCCTCCGCGCCGACGTCGTGGAGTCGGGCGAGATCTCGGAGGGCGACGCGCTCGAACCGCTCTAA
- a CDS encoding DUF6757 family protein gives MQCHYCDRDASFAPELNGVRVGLCETHFREQFEHLAETDALAYLRQELDVDRPQ, from the coding sequence ATGCAGTGTCACTACTGCGACCGCGACGCGTCGTTCGCCCCCGAACTGAACGGCGTCCGGGTCGGCCTCTGCGAGACCCACTTCCGCGAGCAGTTCGAGCACCTCGCGGAGACGGACGCGCTGGCCTACCTCCGACAGGAACTCGATGTCGACCGTCCGCAGTAG
- a CDS encoding FAD-binding oxidoreductase, which translates to MTTREHNSQHEAAETLPMITEGAEVVVAEPMDRDRRAAVAEEVRETLRNLDEDGLLDEAGDAEGIDWGRLREAWDGHDPSNALTEKISTLRRRAQREFPSLMRVRFQEDETDIEFAPGQYVTLRYDDTPRPYSVACSPNDDAIEMCVRRVPGGTLTSDLCDDVDVGQDVTLRGPNGDFTLQEPSERDMVFLCTGTGVAPFRSMIDYTFEEGRDEVGGAERDLWLFLGTGWKDDVAYREEFERLDDERDNFHFVPTLSREEYLTDWEGETAYVQQTLLKYVADDAVADADLPPGMRQVAERSPNYDVDARIDPDNVEVYACGTNVMVEGLLDAVRSVGVPERWVESEGYG; encoded by the coding sequence GTGACCACTCGGGAGCACAATTCTCAGCACGAGGCGGCCGAGACGCTACCGATGATCACGGAGGGGGCGGAGGTCGTGGTGGCCGAGCCGATGGACCGCGACCGGCGGGCGGCGGTCGCCGAGGAGGTCCGCGAGACGCTGCGGAACCTCGACGAGGACGGACTCCTGGACGAGGCCGGAGACGCGGAGGGCATCGACTGGGGGCGACTCCGGGAGGCGTGGGACGGCCACGACCCCTCGAACGCGCTGACCGAGAAGATCTCGACGCTCCGGCGGCGGGCCCAGCGCGAGTTCCCGTCGCTGATGCGGGTCCGGTTCCAGGAGGACGAGACCGACATCGAGTTCGCGCCAGGCCAGTACGTCACGCTCCGGTACGACGACACGCCCCGGCCCTACTCGGTGGCCTGCTCGCCGAACGACGACGCCATCGAGATGTGCGTCCGGCGGGTGCCCGGCGGCACGCTGACCAGCGACCTCTGCGACGACGTCGACGTCGGCCAGGACGTGACGCTCCGCGGGCCGAACGGCGACTTCACGCTCCAGGAGCCCTCCGAGCGCGACATGGTGTTCCTCTGCACCGGGACCGGGGTCGCGCCGTTCCGGAGCATGATCGACTACACCTTCGAGGAGGGCCGCGACGAGGTCGGCGGCGCCGAGCGGGACCTCTGGCTGTTCCTCGGCACGGGGTGGAAGGACGACGTGGCCTACCGAGAGGAGTTCGAGCGCCTCGACGACGAGCGCGACAACTTCCACTTCGTGCCCACCCTCTCCCGCGAGGAGTACCTCACCGACTGGGAGGGCGAGACCGCCTACGTCCAGCAGACCCTGCTGAAGTACGTCGCGGACGACGCGGTCGCGGACGCCGACCTCCCGCCCGGGATGCGGCAGGTCGCCGAGCGCTCGCCCAACTACGACGTCGACGCCCGCATCGACCCCGACAACGTCGAGGTGTACGCCTGCGGGACCAACGTCATGGTCGAGGGCCTGCTCGACGCGGTCCGGAGCGTCGGCGTACCCGAACGGTGGGTCGAGAGCGAGGGGTACGGGTAG
- the merB gene encoding organomercurial lyase, with protein MSESDSTAADASTETADGDAVLDRRLPSEIADNLRSLFGTDDRPETLGEWTDAVAAAFGDDWPPALADLCHDDEGRHRAEVEAATGTETYRFVCVLDAFMLPFLPEVRGDGDRTVAVRSEGPETGETVASRVTRERIETDPADAVLSFGVAETDPDAAVTPEATYGALCPYVHAFPDGDAYRRWAERTDAPTTALPLSDGLALVRALVRA; from the coding sequence ATGTCGGAATCCGATTCCACCGCTGCCGACGCGAGTACCGAGACGGCGGACGGCGACGCGGTCCTCGACCGACGACTCCCGTCCGAGATCGCCGACAACCTCCGGTCGCTGTTCGGGACCGACGACCGGCCCGAGACGCTCGGCGAGTGGACCGACGCGGTCGCCGCGGCGTTCGGCGACGACTGGCCGCCGGCCCTCGCCGACCTCTGCCACGACGACGAGGGGCGCCACCGCGCCGAGGTCGAGGCGGCGACCGGGACCGAGACCTACCGGTTCGTCTGCGTCCTCGACGCGTTCATGCTCCCGTTCCTGCCCGAGGTGCGCGGTGACGGCGACCGAACGGTCGCGGTGCGCTCCGAAGGGCCGGAGACGGGCGAGACGGTCGCCTCGCGGGTGACCCGGGAGCGCATCGAGACCGACCCCGCCGACGCCGTGCTGTCGTTCGGTGTCGCCGAGACCGACCCGGACGCCGCCGTGACGCCGGAGGCGACCTACGGGGCGCTCTGCCCCTACGTCCACGCCTTCCCCGACGGGGACGCCTACCGGCGGTGGGCCGAGCGCACCGACGCGCCGACGACCGCCCTGCCGCTCTCGGACGGTCTCGCGCTGGTGCGGGCGCTGGTCCGGGCCTGA
- a CDS encoding HalOD1 output domain-containing protein — protein sequence MPAHTLDTPADSVTQDVVAAVADATGRAPETLPPLYDVVDPDALEALANRPPRVGRRSAGLEVTFDFADCVVTVSSGDGVAVSADPADAVAPR from the coding sequence ATGCCCGCACACACTCTCGACACGCCCGCCGATTCCGTCACCCAGGACGTCGTGGCCGCCGTCGCCGACGCGACCGGTCGCGCCCCCGAGACTCTGCCGCCGCTCTACGACGTGGTCGACCCCGACGCGCTGGAGGCGCTCGCGAACCGTCCGCCCCGCGTCGGCCGCCGGTCGGCCGGCCTCGAGGTGACGTTCGACTTCGCCGACTGCGTCGTGACCGTCTCCTCCGGCGACGGCGTCGCCGTCTCGGCCGACCCCGCCGACGCCGTCGCACCTCGGTGA
- a CDS encoding DNA polymerase sliding clamp has product MFKAIVSADTLKDTIDSVSVLVDECKIHLEEDGLAIRAVDPANVGMVDLELDAAAFESYEADGGIIGVNLDRLEDIAGMASGDQPVHLELDEETRKLHIQIDGLEYTLALIDPDSIRQEPDIPDLDLPAEIVVEGKDIDRSVTAADMVSDHIALAVDADAETFVVEAEGDTDDVRLELDREDLVDLQAGPARSLFSLDYLKDMNKAIPKDAEVTIELGEEFPVKLHFDIAEGQGNVTFMLAPRIQNN; this is encoded by the coding sequence ATGTTTAAGGCTATCGTGAGCGCCGACACGCTCAAGGACACTATCGACTCCGTGAGCGTGCTGGTGGACGAGTGCAAGATCCACCTCGAAGAGGACGGGCTGGCTATCCGGGCGGTCGACCCCGCCAACGTGGGGATGGTGGACCTCGAACTCGACGCGGCCGCTTTCGAGTCCTACGAGGCCGACGGCGGCATCATCGGCGTGAACCTCGACCGGCTCGAGGACATCGCGGGGATGGCGAGCGGCGACCAGCCGGTCCACCTCGAGCTCGACGAGGAGACCCGCAAGCTCCACATCCAGATCGACGGGCTGGAGTACACCCTGGCGCTCATCGACCCCGACTCCATCCGGCAGGAGCCCGACATCCCGGACCTCGACCTCCCGGCCGAGATCGTCGTCGAGGGCAAGGACATCGACCGCTCGGTGACGGCCGCCGACATGGTCAGCGACCACATCGCGCTGGCGGTCGACGCCGACGCCGAGACGTTCGTCGTCGAGGCCGAGGGCGACACCGACGACGTCCGGCTCGAACTCGACCGCGAGGACCTGGTGGACCTCCAGGCCGGCCCCGCCCGGTCGCTGTTCAGCCTCGACTACCTCAAGGACATGAACAAGGCCATCCCGAAGGACGCCGAGGTCACCATCGAACTCGGCGAGGAGTTCCCGGTCAAGCTCCACTTCGACATCGCCGAGGGCCAGGGCAACGTCACGTTCATGCTGGCGCCCCGCATCCAGAACAACTGA
- a CDS encoding PHP domain-containing protein, translated as MSVFADLHVHTTNSDGEMRLSEIPEAARDAGVSVVAVTDHDRLHPELPTPVTAFEGVTVVHGIELRVEPRSGERVDLLGYGVTPTQDLVDELDRIQTDRKERGRRIIENVEDRLGVDLDVEAREGLGRPHVARAVVDHPETDYDDVGAVFDDLIGNDGPCFVARDVTGFERGVDLLSDACGLVGLAHPYRYDDPESALELTRYLDAVERYYPYDGDVDARPVERAIADYDLIPTGGSDAHDDALGRAGLSKPEYRHFRSAVNL; from the coding sequence ATGAGCGTCTTCGCGGACCTCCACGTCCACACGACCAACTCCGACGGCGAGATGCGCCTGTCGGAGATCCCCGAGGCCGCCCGCGACGCGGGCGTCTCGGTCGTGGCCGTCACCGACCACGACCGGCTCCACCCCGAACTCCCCACGCCGGTCACCGCCTTCGAGGGCGTGACCGTGGTTCACGGCATCGAGCTCCGGGTCGAACCGCGGTCGGGCGAGCGCGTGGACCTGCTGGGCTACGGCGTCACGCCGACGCAGGACCTCGTCGACGAACTCGACCGCATCCAGACCGACCGGAAGGAGCGGGGCCGGCGCATCATCGAGAACGTCGAGGACCGCCTCGGCGTCGACCTCGACGTCGAAGCCCGCGAGGGCCTCGGCCGGCCCCACGTCGCCCGCGCGGTCGTCGACCACCCCGAGACCGACTACGACGACGTCGGCGCCGTGTTCGACGACCTCATCGGCAACGACGGGCCGTGCTTCGTCGCCCGCGACGTCACGGGGTTCGAGCGCGGCGTCGACCTGCTCTCGGACGCCTGCGGGCTGGTCGGGCTGGCCCACCCGTACCGCTACGACGACCCCGAGTCCGCGCTGGAGCTGACCCGCTACCTCGACGCGGTCGAGCGGTACTACCCCTACGACGGGGACGTCGACGCCCGGCCGGTCGAGCGCGCCATCGCCGACTACGACCTGATCCCGACCGGCGGGAGCGACGCCCACGACGACGCGCTCGGCCGGGCCGGGCTGTCGAAGCCGGAGTACCGCCACTTCCGGTCGGCGGTGAACCTCTGA
- a CDS encoding aldo/keto reductase, whose product MDETAAIPSPGLGTSGNDDPDRCAETVRTALEIGYRHLDTAQMYDNEAAVGEGIATSDAPREDVFLATKVHPSNLAPDDVRETTDRSLERLGADAVDLLYVHWPTHAYDAEATLPVFDELREAGKTRHVAVSNFTTDLLEEAREILDAPVVANQVEMHPLLPQEDLLAYCRERDVTVVAYAPLMQGEAGDVDVLADIAADRGTTPEAVSLAWLRQRDGVVPIPKATGEAHLRANFDPPDLSAEEVARIDAIEERERLVDPDGAAWN is encoded by the coding sequence ATGGACGAGACCGCCGCGATCCCGAGTCCCGGCCTCGGCACGTCCGGCAACGACGACCCCGACCGGTGCGCCGAGACGGTCCGAACCGCCCTCGAAATCGGCTACCGCCACCTCGACACCGCCCAGATGTACGACAACGAGGCCGCGGTCGGCGAGGGCATCGCGACGAGCGACGCGCCCCGCGAGGACGTCTTCCTGGCGACGAAGGTCCACCCCTCGAATCTGGCGCCCGATGACGTCCGCGAGACGACCGACCGGAGCCTCGAACGCCTCGGCGCGGACGCCGTGGACCTGCTCTACGTTCACTGGCCCACGCACGCCTACGACGCCGAGGCGACCCTGCCGGTCTTCGACGAACTGCGCGAGGCGGGCAAGACCCGGCACGTCGCGGTCAGCAACTTCACGACCGACCTGCTCGAGGAGGCCCGCGAGATCCTGGACGCGCCCGTCGTCGCCAACCAGGTCGAGATGCACCCGCTGCTCCCGCAGGAAGACCTGCTGGCGTACTGCCGCGAGCGCGACGTCACCGTCGTCGCGTACGCGCCGCTGATGCAGGGCGAGGCGGGCGACGTCGACGTACTGGCCGACATCGCGGCCGACCGCGGCACCACGCCGGAGGCGGTCAGCCTGGCGTGGCTCCGCCAGCGCGACGGCGTGGTCCCGATCCCGAAGGCGACCGGCGAGGCCCACCTCCGGGCCAACTTCGACCCGCCCGACCTCTCGGCCGAGGAGGTCGCCCGCATCGACGCAATCGAGGAGCGCGAGCGGCTGGTCGACCCCGACGGCGCGGCCTGGAACTGA
- a CDS encoding helix-turn-helix transcriptional regulator yields MHDLTGFQRDLLYVVAGLDDPHGLAIKDELEGYYEKEIHHGRLYPNLDTLVDKGLVEKGQRDRRTNFYTLNNRGEREIESRREWEAEYVTDEIEVTQ; encoded by the coding sequence TTGCACGACCTTACCGGCTTCCAACGCGACCTCCTGTACGTCGTCGCGGGGTTGGACGACCCGCACGGCCTCGCCATCAAGGACGAACTCGAGGGTTACTACGAGAAGGAGATCCACCACGGGCGGCTCTACCCCAACCTGGACACGCTCGTGGACAAGGGGCTCGTCGAGAAGGGCCAGCGCGACCGTCGGACCAACTTCTACACCCTGAACAACCGCGGCGAGCGCGAGATCGAGTCCCGCCGAGAGTGGGAGGCGGAGTACGTCACGGACGAGATCGAAGTGACCCAGTAG